A single genomic interval of Meles meles chromosome 9, mMelMel3.1 paternal haplotype, whole genome shotgun sequence harbors:
- the KCNJ3 gene encoding G protein-activated inward rectifier potassium channel 1 isoform X2 yields MSALRRKFGDDYQVVTTSSSGSGLQPQGPGQGPQQQLVPKKKRQRFVDKNGRCNVQHGNLGSETSRYLSDLFTTLVDLKWRWNLFIFILTYTVAWLFMASMWWVIAYTRGDLNKAHVGNYTPCVANVYNFPSAFLFFIETEATIGYGYRYITDKCPEGIILFLFQSILGSIVDAFLIGCMFIKMSQPKKRAETLMFSEHAVISMRDGKLTLMFRVGNLRNSHMVSAQIRCKLLKG; encoded by the coding sequence ATGTCTGCACTCCGAAGGAAATTTGGGGACGATTACCAGGTAGTGACCACCTCGTCCAGCGGCTCGGGCTTGCAGCCCCAggggccgggccagggcccgCAGCAGCAGCTTGTGCCCAAGAAGAAGCGGCAGCGGTTCGTGGACAAGAACGGCCGGTGCAATGTGCAGCACGGCAACCTGGGCAGCGAGACCAGCCGCTACCTCTCGGACCTCTTCACCACCCTGGTGGACCTCAAGTGGCGCTGGAACCTCTTCATCTTCATCCTCACCTACACGGTGGCCTGGCTCTTCATGGCGTCCATGTGGTGGGTGATCGCCTACACTCGGGGCGACCTGAACAAAGCCCACGTTGGCAACTACACGCCCTGCGTCGCCAATGTTTATAACTTCCCCTCCGCCTTCCTCTTCTTCATCGAGACCGAGGCTACCATCGGCTATGGCTACCGCTACATTACCGACAAGTGCCCCGAGGGcatcattctcttcctcttccagtCCATCCTCGGCTCCATCGTGGACGCCTTCCTCATTGGCTGCATGTTCATCAAGATGTCCCAGCCCAAGAAGCGCGCGGAGACCCTGATGTTTAGCGAGCACGCGGTGATCTCCATGAGGGACGGAAAACTCACGCTCATGTTCCGGGTGGGCAACCTGCGCAACAGCCACATGGTCTCCGCGCAGATCCGCTGTAAGCTGCTCAAA